A genome region from Mammaliicoccus sp. Marseille-Q6498 includes the following:
- a CDS encoding extracellular solute-binding protein gives MFKKILIPAMAATLLLGACGNGGKSDSKESVDLNKIKLEDLTKKAKEEGKINSLGMPDDWANWKETWEDIDKKYGLKHKNTDSPSAEQLAKFESEKKNASGDIGDVGIAFGPLAVEKDLLTSYKTSYFDEIPDWAKDKEGKWMLGYTGTMAFMTDKKAVKDAPKTWEDIKKGKYKVTVGDVEKANQAQFAVLAAAYAFGGDEKNLQPGIDFFKQLAKEGRLVTTNPLVGSIEKGEHEVMLVWDFNGLNYRDKIDKDRFEVTIPEDKSVVSGYTTVINKYAKNPHAAALTREFILSDEGQDNLAKGYARPIRKKAKISDEAKKKLLPESMYKNVTPVKDSDAWNKALKELPKKWQEDVISIIK, from the coding sequence ATGTTTAAAAAAATATTAATTCCAGCAATGGCAGCAACTTTACTTTTAGGTGCATGTGGTAACGGTGGTAAATCGGATAGTAAAGAATCTGTAGATTTAAACAAAATCAAACTTGAAGATTTAACAAAGAAAGCTAAAGAAGAAGGAAAAATCAATTCATTAGGTATGCCTGATGATTGGGCAAACTGGAAAGAAACATGGGAAGATATCGATAAAAAATATGGTCTTAAACATAAAAATACGGACAGTCCTTCTGCTGAACAATTAGCAAAGTTTGAAAGTGAAAAGAAAAATGCATCAGGAGATATTGGTGATGTAGGTATTGCATTTGGACCATTAGCAGTTGAGAAAGATTTATTAACAAGTTATAAAACGTCATACTTCGATGAAATTCCTGATTGGGCAAAAGATAAAGAAGGGAAATGGATGCTCGGTTATACAGGTACAATGGCATTTATGACAGATAAGAAAGCAGTTAAAGATGCACCTAAAACATGGGAAGATATTAAAAAAGGTAAATATAAAGTTACAGTTGGAGATGTTGAAAAAGCGAACCAAGCTCAATTTGCAGTATTAGCAGCAGCTTATGCGTTTGGTGGCGATGAAAAGAATTTACAACCTGGTATTGATTTCTTTAAGCAACTAGCTAAAGAAGGTCGTTTAGTTACAACTAATCCATTAGTTGGTTCTATTGAGAAAGGTGAACATGAAGTGATGCTCGTATGGGATTTCAATGGATTAAATTATCGTGACAAAATTGATAAAGATCGATTTGAAGTAACAATTCCTGAAGATAAATCAGTTGTGAGTGGATATACAACAGTTATCAATAAGTATGCTAAGAACCCTCATGCTGCAGCATTAACACGTGAATTTATTTTATCAGATGAAGGGCAAGATAATTTAGCTAAAGGTTACGCTCGTCCAATTCGTAAAAAAGCTAAAATTTCTGATGAAGCAAAGAAAAAATTGTTACCAGAAAGCATGTATAAAAATGTTACACCTGTGAAAGATTCTGACGCATGGAATAAAGCATTAAAAGAATTACCGAAAAAGTGGCAAGAAGACGTTATCTCAATAATAAAATAA
- a CDS encoding ABC transporter permease subunit produces MKGKSLFITAIIVLFVCLFAFLIYPFLMMLISSFQTNTQDAFTLNNYQEVFTKPMYLTAFMNSIVISFISSILALAVTMIATYAIKEKSKKIQDNILVMANLTSNFAGIPLAFAFIILLGNTGLFILLDKSLGLNILDGFNLYSWSGLILIYIYFQLPLGIMLLNPIFDGLDKNWREAATILGASDFQYWKRIAIPYITPSVLGVFTIMFANAMGAYASAYALTGSTYNMLAIRIGATVSGDIFARPEIAASLSIILSIILFVNLVVNDWLTSRMRRDIS; encoded by the coding sequence ATGAAAGGAAAATCTCTATTTATTACCGCTATTATTGTGCTGTTCGTTTGTTTATTTGCATTTTTAATATATCCATTCTTAATGATGCTCATTAGTAGTTTTCAAACGAATACACAAGATGCTTTTACTTTAAATAACTATCAAGAAGTATTTACTAAACCAATGTATTTAACAGCATTTATGAACTCTATCGTTATTTCATTCATTTCAAGTATTCTCGCACTTGCAGTTACAATGATTGCAACATATGCAATTAAAGAGAAGTCTAAGAAGATTCAAGATAATATTTTAGTCATGGCAAATTTAACGAGTAACTTTGCAGGTATTCCTTTAGCTTTTGCTTTCATTATTTTATTAGGTAATACAGGCTTATTTATTTTGTTAGATAAATCATTAGGTCTAAATATTTTGGATGGTTTTAATCTATATAGTTGGAGTGGTTTAATTCTGATTTATATTTATTTCCAACTACCACTAGGGATTATGTTGCTCAACCCAATTTTTGATGGATTAGATAAAAATTGGAGAGAAGCGGCAACAATTTTAGGTGCAAGTGATTTTCAATATTGGAAACGGATTGCAATTCCTTATATTACGCCGAGTGTGTTAGGTGTATTTACGATAATGTTTGCAAATGCAATGGGTGCTTATGCGTCAGCCTATGCTTTAACAGGCAGCACTTATAATATGTTGGCGATTCGAATTGGTGCAACAGTTTCTGGAGATATCTTTGCGAGACCTGAAATTGCAGCGTCATTGTCTATTATTTTATCCATCATCTTATTCGTTAATTTAGTCGTGAATGATTGGTTAACGAGCAGAATGAGGAGGGATATTTCATGA
- a CDS encoding ABC transporter permease subunit yields the protein MKGLIKNLSIIFIILYLIIPLIATVMYSFATAWSHSILPEGITLKWYVELFSNEDFIQSMLNSILLVGGVTIAGILIIVPAIYGIVLYFPMLERFVKWAIIGVYTMPGIIASVGLLKTYADSSIPMILVLAGAYLVHTLPFMYQGIRNNMRNINVVQLVEAAEILGATKMQAFTKIIVPNIMSGVIVSALLSFSILFGEFVMINILLGSNYKTVQIFLLENLKVNGHISSAVVSCYFVVIALITFVILKLTMNKKENA from the coding sequence ATGAAAGGTTTAATAAAAAACTTAAGTATAATCTTTATTATTTTATATTTAATTATCCCTTTAATTGCAACAGTAATGTATTCTTTTGCAACAGCATGGAGTCATAGTATTTTGCCTGAAGGTATTACTTTGAAATGGTATGTTGAATTGTTTTCAAATGAAGACTTTATTCAATCAATGTTGAATTCTATTCTGCTAGTCGGTGGCGTTACAATTGCCGGAATATTGATTATAGTTCCAGCGATTTACGGCATTGTTTTATATTTTCCAATGCTAGAACGATTTGTTAAATGGGCCATAATTGGTGTTTATACAATGCCAGGTATTATTGCAAGTGTAGGATTACTGAAAACATATGCAGATAGTTCTATACCTATGATATTAGTTCTTGCTGGTGCCTATTTAGTACATACATTGCCATTTATGTATCAAGGTATTCGTAACAACATGCGTAATATTAATGTTGTACAGCTTGTCGAAGCGGCAGAAATATTAGGTGCTACAAAGATGCAAGCATTCACAAAGATTATTGTACCTAATATTATGTCAGGAGTAATAGTTTCTGCATTACTGAGTTTCTCAATATTATTTGGTGAGTTTGTAATGATCAACATATTACTAGGTTCAAACTATAAAACTGTTCAAATATTCTTGTTAGAAAATCTAAAGGTAAATGGCCATATATCTAGTGCAGTCGTAAGCTGTTACTTTGTTGTGATCGCATTGATTACATTTGTAATTTTAAAGTTGACGATGAATAAAAAGGAGAATGCTTAG
- a CDS encoding ABC transporter ATP-binding protein, with amino-acid sequence MTYIQINNLIKKFSGKEVLKSLDLEIQQGSLTTLLGPSGCGKSTLLRSIAGLHNIDSGEIFIDGKRVDNLSPKEREIGMVFQNYALFPNMTVEENVSFGLEMKKLNKTTAKEKVQKMINLVDLTGKEKSYPRQLSGGQQQRVALARALVTEPKVLLLDEPLSALDAQIRKHLQSLLKQLQLELGITMILVTHDQEEAMALSDYVYILNDGEIAQSGEPNEIYKQPKSEFIAKFIGNYNVLNKETYQKVFNAPLTDATFVAIRPEIISPEPVEGAHEITGEVLNTQMLGSIVRYEVQIGEQFVHVDRLNRAYHQINTDNKIKLYVKDEDMIKII; translated from the coding sequence ATGACTTATATTCAAATTAATAATTTAATTAAAAAATTTAGTGGTAAAGAAGTTTTAAAGTCACTAGATTTAGAAATTCAACAAGGTTCTCTTACAACATTATTAGGTCCGAGTGGTTGTGGTAAAAGTACTCTACTAAGAAGCATTGCAGGATTGCATAATATTGATTCAGGTGAAATTTTCATAGATGGTAAACGTGTTGATAACTTATCACCGAAAGAACGTGAAATTGGAATGGTATTTCAAAATTATGCACTTTTTCCAAATATGACAGTTGAAGAAAATGTTAGTTTCGGTTTAGAAATGAAAAAGTTAAATAAAACTACTGCTAAAGAAAAAGTACAAAAAATGATTAATCTCGTAGATTTAACAGGTAAAGAAAAATCATATCCAAGACAATTATCAGGAGGACAACAACAACGTGTCGCTTTAGCACGCGCACTTGTAACAGAACCAAAAGTATTGTTATTAGATGAACCATTAAGTGCATTAGATGCACAAATTCGGAAACATTTACAATCATTATTAAAACAACTTCAATTAGAATTAGGTATAACAATGATTTTAGTAACACATGATCAGGAAGAAGCAATGGCATTAAGTGATTATGTGTACATATTAAATGATGGTGAAATTGCACAAAGTGGCGAGCCAAATGAAATTTATAAACAGCCAAAATCAGAATTCATTGCAAAATTCATTGGGAATTATAATGTGTTAAATAAAGAAACGTATCAAAAAGTATTTAATGCACCATTAACAGATGCAACTTTTGTCGCAATTAGACCAGAAATTATTAGTCCCGAACCAGTTGAAGGGGCTCATGAGATTACGGGTGAAGTTTTAAATACACAAATGTTAGGTTCGATTGTGAGGTATGAAGTTCAAATAGGTGAACAATTCGTACATGTAGACAGATTAAACAGAGCATATCACCAAATAAATACAGATAATAAAATTAAGTTATACGTGAAAGATGAAGACATGATCAAAATTATTTAG
- a CDS encoding heptaprenylglyceryl phosphate synthase, whose product MYDIKLWRHVFKLDPAKSISDDDLMKVCESGTDAIIIGGTDNVTEDNVLNLMSRIRRYPLPCALEISNMESVVPGFDFYFVPSVLNSNNVKYHNGILHQSVKEYGYMMNFDEIFLEGYIVMNEDSKVAKLTEAQTKLDVEDLISYARMVDKLYHLPIFYLEYSGKYGSPDELQAIKEHLEHAQLFYGGGINSLNSAKEMAEHADTIVVGNIIYEDLKKALQTVKVKQ is encoded by the coding sequence ATGTACGATATAAAGTTATGGCGACATGTTTTTAAATTAGATCCTGCCAAATCAATATCAGATGATGATTTAATGAAAGTTTGTGAATCGGGTACTGATGCTATCATTATTGGTGGTACGGATAATGTAACTGAAGATAATGTATTAAATTTAATGAGTCGCATTAGACGATATCCTTTACCGTGTGCTTTAGAAATTTCGAACATGGAAAGTGTAGTTCCGGGATTTGATTTTTATTTTGTACCGAGTGTCTTAAACAGTAATAACGTTAAATACCATAATGGCATATTGCATCAATCTGTTAAAGAGTATGGTTATATGATGAATTTTGATGAAATATTTCTTGAAGGTTATATCGTTATGAATGAAGACAGTAAAGTAGCAAAGTTAACTGAAGCTCAAACGAAACTTGATGTAGAAGACTTAATTAGTTATGCAAGAATGGTAGACAAATTGTATCACTTACCCATTTTTTATTTAGAATATAGTGGTAAATACGGAAGCCCTGATGAACTCCAGGCTATTAAAGAACATTTAGAGCATGCACAATTATTTTACGGTGGTGGCATTAACAGTTTGAATTCGGCTAAAGAAATGGCTGAACATGCTGATACGATCGTAGTTGGTAATATTATATATGAAGATTTAAAAAAAGCTTTACAAACTGTAAAAGTAAAACAATAA